The stretch of DNA GTGGAGCCGGAggaaggaggtgaagaacaTGGTACGAAATACATTAGAGCgagtggagaaggacgaaAAAAAGACCACAAATATCAATTGAGTAGACAGACAGCTATTGACGTTGTTTTGAACGTTGTTTTGAACGCCTTTTTAACCGTCGAAAGTGGAGCATCCTACACTCAACCTCAGGAGGGCGGcgtgggggggggggttgAACCAtaccacaagtacatacatccAAACTCTGGGAATTGCTCCGTCGTTCCTTTTGAACCAAGCGTTGCTCTTTGTTGGCGGCTTGGAACCAGAatatgtcacgtgacgtcaTCTATTGGGCGCTCGTTTCTGATACCAAACTATGAGGAAAAGagtcgtacaagtatgtacatactacatCAGtctcctacttgtagtgcgGTATTGGAATTATCCGTCGACAAAGTTCCGGATCGGATATTTGTGCATAGCTGCTGGTTGTACCTGTTCGATACTTGCTGATTGTCTGTTGGTATGAGTCCTTGTCCTTTCATTTTCGAAcacaattttttttccgacTCCGAGCCGACTCGGCCGATGGAGGATAAAGGGTGTTTTGTTGAGACTGGAGTTGGGCCTTTGTCTTCATCGAAAGGTGTGTTTCAGTTGGTAGAGTGGATCGTACCAGTGACCGAGGTAGGGTTTTTTGAAgcggtacttgtagtctagCGGAACGGATGttttgatttgatttgatttgatttgatttgatttgattttgattttgattttgattttgattttgattttgattttgatttgattttgatttttatttttattttgattttgatattgatttttatttttattttatttttatttttatttttaatttttttttatttttatttttattttatttttatttgtttTATTTGTTTTATATAATTTATTGGTTATGATTACATGCCTGAGAATAATATTGGACGGCCAAATCTCCTGGGGAATAACCGCCGCAAATGAAAGGAGAGTGTCAAACTCTTCTCTACTCTACCACATCactcagacacagacatgaACAGAGATCCAAACAGAGATACCACAGAACCACCGGAACGATTTCGCCGACGATTTGAGCAATGGTTTTGCCCACAGTTCAACCACTGACGGTTTGGGCGACGATAATATGCATCATTTGATGACAAAATCATCGACAGACGCCGCCACGTCATCGCCTGCTTCCAGGGATACACctcagacacaaacagatacCGCTACATAGCTCCAAGAGCACCCACCCTCAGACGCGGACATGAATAGGTACTCGGCTCCAGTCCTCCTCTCAGACGTCCCTTCTCCTGAACATTCACTCGATCATGCTCAGTTCGTTTCATACTGTCGCCAGAGCCGGGGCGGATGGTGTCGCAGGGTGGACTGAAGCCATGAGAGAGGTACTAGTGGCACGACCTTTGCGTGAGATCATGGCTATGGGTATGACATGTGTGCAAGATGGCGACTGTAAGCCTGACCCGTGCGGGACAGTGACTGTGAACAGGTATCTGTGCCAGAGATATCATCTGTGACATCATTTCGTCTTCATGTTGACTAACACCACAACTGAGCTCTGGTTGGACTGCGATCAAGGTCTTGTCCCAGCCGTGTCAAATCGTCAATCGTCATCACCCCCGTGATACCACAGCTAAACTCCAGTTTGGTTCTTGTATCATCGCAGATTCCCATCGAGCTACATTCTCTGACAACCTGAATACCCTATCCCACAGACGAGTGAAACAACTGACCCGCCATCGAAAAGCAGCGCCTGTCAGGGACACCATCAAAACATGCAGTATGACACTTGTGGACCTGGGTTGGAGTGAAAAACGTGTGCTGTCCACCTCACAAAAGCGAAAGACTCAGCTAACCACCGTTATTAGACAGACGGTTCGTTTCACCGGCGTTAGACAGCTCTTAAAGCAGGCTGGTTCAACACATCTTCTCCACTCAGAACCATTGCTATGACCTCTGTATGGCCGCAAAAAACAGTCCTCCTGCAACTGATTAATCGACCAACTCCTTTACTCCTTATAGCCATATAATACATTTATTTCCATTAATACAATCCTAAACACCGTGTTTTACCGTCGGGCCAACAACAGATGAGCAGACTCGCCCATGAACTCGTCTGTGTAAAAGGACGACTTTCGGACCTCCTCTTCGTTGAAACCTCGGTCGCCAGACAGCAACTtgaggtcacgtgcctgTGACGAGTTCCATTTGGACAGAAAGTCCGACGGGTTGGCAGCAAACTGCTTGAAGAACTCCCTCTTCAGTctggtgttgttgagctgctgAATAATCAGCGCGATGTGCTCATCCAACTTGAAAATATCCTCCTGGTTGTCGAACCAGTGCTTGGTGATCTTTCCAATCTCAGCGTTgatgtcgtcgtcaaacTCGAGTGCCAAATCAAACACGGTTTCGCCCAGGTTGTTCTCCACGTCTGTGTCAATGGTGTAGTTGATGACCAGGGGTTCTTTGGGTAGAAGATGGGGCGTGATCAGCTCCATAATTTCCGGGAAAGTTACAGTGTTACGTCCAAACAGCTGTCTCAGCGGCTCATCACACTTGATgtttcgcttctcctcggtctGCTGCAGATCGTGGAACTTGATGTACTGCCACAGAGCAAGGATGATGTCCGACTTGGAGGCCTCGTCCAGCGCCAAAATTTCCGACAGAGGTTCCGACAGACGCGCTCGATCGGGGTACTCCTTGAGTTGGAGCACGATTCGCGCAGGGATCTGGCCCGAGCCCTCACGTGTCATTTTGAACACGTCGAAGCCTACATCCTTGCCCGTCACGTCGCCAGCCAGCTCCTCTGTGGGCGCAGGTCGCTCGCCCTGGGGTTCATGCCACTCAACAATCTCGCCGTTGACCTCGACGGAGATACTAGTAAAATACGAAGAGAACGGCTTGTCCTCGCCCTCCACGTTTCCCTCAATGTTGAGCGTCCACGACGGGGGCTGGAAGTCACCCATGTTGTCCGGGTCGATCTGCCACGCCTGGTGCGCCGCAGTGTTGGAAACAAACAGCCGCaacgtcttcttctgcttgagcATACGAGCCTGCAGGTCGCCGAGGTCCAGCCGCTTGCGTGTGAAGGTCGCGTCCATGCGTCGTTCGAGGTCCTGTAGTTTCCGGTACACCGCTGTATCCGGCAGAATCGAGTCGAATTTGGCCGACAGATTCTTGTCCGTCGGCTTTTGTGTGTAGTGTTTGTCGATTGCGTTCATGTGACTGGCTGGAAGTGCGATATCTGTTATGTGGTGAACAACAgatgtgtgtgttggtggtgatggaaTTGGGAGGTGGGAATTAGGTGCAGAAAGTTTGTGACTAAGCGGTGGTGACGAACAGAGGGCGGTGGTAACGAAAGGGCGGAGATAAGAAACAGGGATGATAAAGGGAACAGGGACGGGGACACGGTGCTATATGTAGATTTAGGCAagtgacacaaaaccaaTATATTCAAGATTAATTGTATTtctcaaaaaaaacaacattAAAACTCAATTTAAAATCTTTAATATTAAAAATATTAAAAATTCATTAAAATTAGACATCTTCATGAAACCACAAACAGGAGATGAGCTTCAGATCCAGTAAGAAACGGCGGTCGGGATGTCTTtgagatttttttttttttgatcCAGACTTCGTGTTTctggacacaaacagaatcGCAGAGttacaaaaaaaacatcacGAGATTTAGTCGCAGTGCTGTTGTCTATATTCTCGCTAAATAATCCTGCAACTCACCTTTGCACCTCACCACCCCTCACCGCCCCTCTCTTCACCTTATTTCGATACTTGGGTCTCATTTcaactcttcttctccatcatcacTTTATCCTACTCCAACTTCTACTCCAACTTCAACAGCCAGCAGTTCAACCTTCCATCAGCGATACAGCTGTTTTTCCAATCCTAGACACAATCGTCGCTCCAGTCGCAACAACTTCTACAATAGCACACACCGTCACCTGCCTAGTACCGGATAGAAGTGCTCTATCTCTGACAAAGATCCAAAAGCTCTAACAGCTCCAACATCTTGAAAActcactactgtactggacTGAACTTACGACAGACCGTCTGATACCATCGGAAGTCTGTGACACATACCGTTCTCTGCCTGAGTATTTATTAGATACCTACGGTAGCCACAAAGACCAAAACGACTTTGTTCACCCAGCGACATAACTTACGTGATACCAGTTTACAAACGTCTTTGATTCCAGAGGAAACCCGAGCATTATTTCATCAGCTCTAATTCTCTACCTGTGATACACCTTCTCAGCACACCTCAGATACCGCTCAGAGACTCCTCCTACGACATTCAAGACGTAACCCACACTTGCCTCtgttcatcttctcaaggGCTTACCATAGCTTCAAGCCCCCATCCAGACATACCTCCTCCGTCTCTTGATACCTGGCACAGAGAAGTTCTATATAGCAGGATACTTCAGACTTCTGACCGACAACTTTCACGTCAGAAACACTCTACCACCACTTAACTTCACATCTCCCCGGCATGAACTACCCCAGTGTGTCCGAGCAGAAACATCGGGTATTCATCATCTATTCGGCCTACTTACGAGTGCAGTTTCGCGAGTCTGCCCGACTGGCGGTGTCTGTTCGGAATAAAAACTACAATCTTGTGCGGGCAGATCTCCACAATATTCTTCCTCAGAAGAACACTACCGTGTTTAAGGACGGCACTCTTGCCCCTCTGCTGATCCGTCTGGCGTGGCATTCTTGCGCCACCTATGACAAGTACACACGCACGGGAGGGTCCAATGGTGCGACCATGCGGTACCATCTTGAAGCCAGCGATGAGGGCAACGTGGGGCTTGAAGTGGCCCGTTTGTCTCTAGAACCCATCAAGCGCAAACACCCCTGGATCACGTACGCGGACCTATGGATTCTTGCCGGCGTGGTCTCAATTGAGGCGTGCAAAGGTCCCTCAATTAAGTGGCGCGATGGCCGAGTTGACTACGAGGACGACCTTCTGGTGCCCCCGAACGGCCGTCTACCCTTGGGCGGGGGAGATGCGTCCCACGTGCGGACTATCTTCTCCCGAATGGGGTTTAACGACCAGGAAACAGTCGCTTTGATTGGTGCTCATTCGCTAGGCCGATTGCACCCTCATCGGTCCGGCTTCGATGGTCCGTGGACTTCTAATCCAGCCAAGTGTGACAACGAGTTCTACAAGTTGTTGTTAGGCAACGTTTGGACTCTGGTGGACTCGCCTACTGGACGGAAGCAGTACGTCAACAGCACCGGTCAGGTGATGATGCCCTCGGACATGAGTCTGATTGAGGATGCCAATTTCCGTTTCTGGGTCGATCAGTACGCCGTATCTGAGGAGCTGTGGCGGGACCATTTTGCCCTGGCTTTCGAGAAGTTGACCGAGTTGGGCAGATGAGGAATGTTAGTGGAGTACCCAGTAGTATTACAAGGTCTTGCAGTGATGCAATAATCCGAATCGTAGTAGTCAACAACAAACAGAACAGATCCTGTTCTATCCGAACCAATTGTACAAGGGTGCACAAGGCTTCCGAGAACAAAAATCTGTTTGGGGTACCAACCAAAAGAGTTGGTTTTGTTAGGGTATAGTTGAGGAATGAATAACCGGAGGTGGAAATTCGAACAGCAACACTTTCACGTGCTTGGATTGTGGGAGCAGGCATGTTCAGCAGTGGTATGACGGTTTTGCCATGTTGATTCTGAGAGAAGATGTGGGTTATACTATTCTGAATTGTTTCAGGAATGGAATTATCTTCTCGAACCGAAATCCATGAGACTATACTTGGGTTAACTAGACTCTCAACTATATAATTGTAGTTCAACTAGCATGAAGCCTCATAACAAACCAGAAAGATTTCATCTGATCTGAAATCCCGAATACTTCACCGACCAAAATAATCCAAGTTTAATCGGTGAAATACATGTCCACAAAAGCTCATGTTTACACAAACCACCTTCTCACTTGTGCAACTCTCGACTTACATTTTATGTTGAAGGGGGTGGAGAATACATGTCGTTCTAGACTGATGGATATATATCGGAATAAAACAAATACAACGGGAATCAAATAATTGCGTCAAGAGAATCAATTCCGTATAATTAGTTTATTGCCAACTCCTATCCATCATATCCTGATTCCCGTCTCAAATCCCAATATAAGCAGAATGAGGATGCCACATGTCCGTAAatcaaaaataaataaataaaataataaatataaaaaaatataaataaatataaataaaatatgAATTAAATATGAATAAATATGAATAAATATGAATAAAtatgaataaataaaatgtAAATTAAATGTAAAAAAATGTAAATAAATGTAAATAAATGTAAATAAAtgaaataaataaaaaataaaaaaaaaaaaataaatcaaaaatcaaaaataaatcaaaaatcaaaaatcaaaaagaAATTTCAACGGGTATTTGATAGTCAAGATTCttcaaaaagaaaaaaagaaaaacatGACCAACAACTTCCACCATACAAGAGTTTTAATTTGGCCTCACCAAAGCAGTTTTCTGGCAATCTCAAAACATCAAATCAGCCCACCTCCTGCTCCATACGTCCGAATATGTCAACTCAAATCTGTTAGTCACTATAAATATACCTATGTTAGTTTGTCGTGTTGCCGTTGCCGGCGCTGTTGCTACCACTGTCGGCGCTGCTACCATTGTCGTCTCTGTCACCACTGACGTCACTGCTACCAATGTCTTCGCAGCCCCCACATAGAACTAATTACTCCTGCTGACCCCTCAGTATCACCAACCGTTTAGTAATACTACTAATGAACCGCTCCACAATTCTGCGATCCTCCTCGCCAAGTCCATCTTCGTCATCCTCCAGAAGCGCCTCCAGCATCCAAATGGACGTGGTGTAGGCCGACTCGCAGCCAGTGAAGTCGCCGGAGATCTCCTGAACAGCTGCGTCCCGTGACATTTCCAGGGCGCGGTCGAAAATCAACTTTTCGGCCGTGGTGTGTGTAGTTCCTGAGGAGACCTTCTTTTTCACCGTTTCGGCCCGCTCCAGTGACTCGTTGAAAGCGCTTCGGGTCCACTGAATGATTTCATTGAAGTGGGAAGACACCATCTTGTTGTCTTTGTGGTTATTGGACCACCAGGCTCCGGCTTGATCCATAGCGAGCGACAGCAGAGACAGTGTCTTGACGTACAAGAGCATGGCTTCTTCTGCAATGGAGGAAGAGACGGAGTCAGGCAGATTCATGTCTGGGTTGTCCACGTCGTCCTGGATCTGTGAATACTTGACATCTGCCAGGAGAGCAATTGAGCGGGCTTTGGCTGCGATTTCCTCGAGAGTTTCGACAATCTCGCGCTCCGACAGAGATAGGGTTGTTGTGGCAGGAACAGGAGGCGATTTGCCGGTCGTAGAGGTTCCAGAACTAGTTCCAGAAAGAGCTGCCCCTGCTGACAGCCTGGCGCAGTTTCCGGAACCATTTCCAGAACCATTTCTAGAACCATTTCCAGAACCGTGTCCAGCAccgttcttcttctctcccAAAAGTCTGGCGGACGCCATGGATAAGGCTCGAGCCATGGCTCCAGTGGGGGCTCCGTAAGTCAATGAGAAGCGCCGCTCGGAACTGGGACGTCTCTCGTCTGGCTCGCGTGCCAGCTCATCGGCCAAAGTGTTGACTTCAACCTGCCTCTTCTCCACGACAACGTATTCACTTTCAAGGAAGAGTGACTCGTTTTTGCGCGTGAGTAGAAGAGAAGATCCGGGAGAGGGGGAGGTGAGTTCCAAGAGAGGGTTCTTCACGGTAGAAGACAGTGTCTTATTAGTGGAGTTTTTGGGGGAGGATTTCTGAGTTGACCGCTTCTGGCTGAAGCTGTCCATCTCCCTGTCCAGGTCCAACTTAGGAAGATCGGCCTCCTGAATGTACTCGGAAATGTACATTCTGGGATCCAGCTGAGATCGGTCCAATTCCTCCCCGGAGCCAATAACCTGCTTGTTGGCAATAATGGGATGTTCAAAGTACTCCTTGAAGCCGATTCTATCGGCGGgattcttcttgagcaAACATCGCACGAAATCTTGCATGTCTTCCGAGGGCGGTTCTCGGCCAAATCCGATCACGTCGTTGGACTGCTCGATTGTCTTCAAGAGTTCCACGTAGTTATTGGCCTTGAACGGCGGCTTGCCAACCACCATCTCATAGGTGACGGCTCCAACCGACCACAAATCGGCCTTGGCATTGTACTTTTCGTAGCGCAAAATCTCCGGAGCCATGTAGAGGGGGGAACCGCAGAGGGTCTCCGCCAACGCCGACGCCGGCAAAATGCGCGCAAATCCAAAGTCGGCAATCTTGAGAATCGGCAGCTCCCATCGTCCGTAGAGATTGGCGTTTTGGGCATCCATTTCGGAAAGCGAGGGCGGGCACAAAAGCAGATTCTGGGGCTTGATGTCTCGATGAACGAGGTTCTTTTGTCGCAGAAACTCCAGGGCCGCTGAAAGCTGATGAACGAAGTGCCGAACCAGCTCCTCATGGAGCCCTCTGGTGTTGGATGGATACCgtctcaacaaggacgCCACTAGCGGCAACGTTTCCGacagctccttctttttcttgaGAAAGAAACTGAGGTCGCCCAGAGAGCAGTACTCCATCACTAGGTGGAAATGCGTGGGGGTCTCCTGGAAGTCGAGCAGTTCCACCACGTGGGGGTGCTTCATCTGCTTCAAAATGCTGATTTCCGAGCCCAGGTTTTCCAACAACTTGCGGTTGAGCTTAGCCCGGAGAACGGACTTGATGGCCACCGGAGAGCCGCTGGCCACGTGCTCGCCTTTGTAGACGGTGGCGAACGAGCCGCGGCCTAGCTCGTTGCCAATAGTGTATGATTTGATGCTGGACATTGAAAGTCTGAGTGAGGGCGAACGGCTGTAGTCTGTAGACTGTCTGATATACTCTGTGAGACTGTCTGCTGTTGTCTGACTCTGCTGTGCCTGTGAGACTTTCTGTTGTAGTCTGTGTGACGGTCTCTTGTAGTCAGACTCTGTTGTCTACTGTCAACTGTACGTCGAATGTGGTGATCTCGACACTGTTGAAGTAGTGTCTAAGCGGACCAAAATGCTTTCCAAACCGCTGTCTCCAAACTGTCTCCAAACTGCTGTCTCCAAACTCGTCTGTAAACGTGTCCACTAGATGTCGAAATGTCTAGTGTGCAACTCGTGCTCGTGCTCGTGCTCGTGCTCGTGCTTGTGCTCGTAAAATCGTATGTGGGCTTGTagtgtgtacaagtaccagtcTGGTAGGGTctgagaagagagagcGCTAACGTTAGATAACCGCTATCGGAGATAGAGTTTGAGTGAACGTAGCCAACTCCCATGTAACCGCAACCAGAATTGTGGTTATAAGGAGCCCAGCAGCCAGACAAGACGTTTGTGTGCAGTAAACGCCTGGCTGCTCCACGGTCGGTCATCCGCCGGTCGCCGCGGTCCCCCTAAACCACATATCGCCAGCTCCAGATGGACAAACACACTGCATATATGACGCAggggcacgtgacttgcCACgagagcaggaggagaagaaggaggggATAGAGAGGGATAGAGAGAGGCGCTATCCAACCCGGTAGACGTGGGCTCTCAAGTGACCTGGGGGGTTGTTGCTTAGTCATCGCAAATGTAGGGACGGAGCTGTCTTCAGTTATTTGTAGTCACCTGTTTTGAAGCCCCTTTGCTAATTATTTTTGGTGGCAAACGCGCGCCCTGCAGctggggttagggtttgGTTAAATGGGCTGGCTTGTGGTGAAGTCGTTGGGAGAGTTGGAGCcaaaaaattaaaaatgATATAAAAAGGTAGAGAATAATATATTATAATAATAATTAAATTAATTTAAAAGatatataataataataattaatttaatttaaaAAGAttataataataataaaaaattgaacaaaaaatcaaacaaaAAATTATCCACAGGGGGTGCTTTGGCTGGAACGAACCGTGAGGCGAAAACAGCAGCAAACAACAGCTCCGTGGCTAAACTGGGCTTGTAAACTTGATTGTTCTATTGAGAAGGGTATTAAG from Yarrowia lipolytica chromosome 1D, complete sequence encodes:
- a CDS encoding uncharacterized protein (Compare to YALI0D25366g, similar to uniprot|Q8I1N3 Trypanosoma cruzi Ascorbate- dependent peroxidase CCP1 homologue), which gives rise to MNYPSVSEQKHRVFIIYSAYLRVQFRESARLAVSVRNKNYNLVRADLHNILPQKNTTVFKDGTLAPLLIRLAWHSCATYDKYTRTGGSNGATMRYHLEASDEGNVGLEVARLSLEPIKRKHPWITYADLWILAGVVSIEACKGPSIKWRDGRVDYEDDLLVPPNGRLPLGGGDASHVRTIFSRMGFNDQETVALIGAHSLGRLHPHRSGFDGPWTSNPAKCDNEFYKLLLGNVWTLVDSPTGRKQYVNSTGQVMMPSDMSLIEDANFRFWVDQYAVSEELWRDHFALAFEKLTELGR
- a CDS encoding uncharacterized protein (Compare to YALI0D25344g, weakly similar to uniprot|P53628 Saccharomyces cerevisiae YNR023w SNF12 component of SWI/SNF global transcription activator complex); this encodes MNAIDKHYTQKPTDKNLSAKFDSILPDTAVYRKLQDLERRMDATFTRKRLDLGDLQARMLKQKKTLRLFVSNTAAHQAWQIDPDNMGDFQPPSWTLNIEGNVEGEDKPFSSYFTSISVEVNGEIVEWHEPQGERPAPTEELAGDVTGKDVGFDVFKMTREGSGQIPARIVLQLKEYPDRARLSEPLSEILALDEASKSDIILALWQYIKFHDLQQTEEKRNIKCDEPLRQLFGRNTVTFPEIMELITPHLLPKEPLVINYTIDTDVENNLGETVFDLALEFDDDINAEIGKITKHWFDNQEDIFKLDEHIALIIQQLNNTRLKREFFKQFAANPSDFLSKWNSSQARDLKLLSGDRGFNEEEVRKSSFYTDEFMGESAHLLLARR
- a CDS encoding uncharacterized protein (Compare to YALI0D25388g, similar to uniprot|P53104 Saccharomyces cerevisiae YGL180w serine/threonine-protein kinase APG1 essential for autophagocytosis), yielding MSSIKSYTIGNELGRGSFATVYKGEHVASGSPVAIKSVLRAKLNRKLLENLGSEISILKQMKHPHVVELLDFQETPTHFHLVMEYCSLGDLSFFLKKKKELSETLPLVASLLRRYPSNTRGLHEELVRHFVHQLSAALEFLRQKNLVHRDIKPQNLLLCPPSLSEMDAQNANLYGRWELPILKIADFGFARILPASALAETLCGSPLYMAPEILRYEKYNAKADLWSVGAVTYEMVVGKPPFKANNYVELLKTIEQSNDVIGFGREPPSEDMQDFVRCLLKKNPADRIGFKEYFEHPIIANKQVIGSGEELDRSQLDPRMYISEYIQEADLPKLDLDREMDSFSQKRSTQKSSPKNSTNKTLSSTVKNPLLELTSPSPGSSLLLTRKNESLFLESEYVVVEKRQVEVNTLADELAREPDERRPSSERRFSLTYGAPTGAMARALSMASARLLGEKKNGAGHGSGNGSRNGSGNGSGNCARLSAGAALSGTSSGTSTTGKSPPVPATTTLSLSEREIVETLEEIAAKARSIALLADVKYSQIQDDVDNPDMNLPDSVSSSIAEEAMLLYVKTLSLLSLAMDQAGAWWSNNHKDNKMVSSHFNEIIQWTRSAFNESLERAETVKKKVSSGTTHTTAEKLIFDRALEMSRDAAVQEISGDFTGCESAYTTSIWMLEALLEDDEDGLGEEDRRIVERFISSITKRLVILRGQQE